NNNNNNNNNNNNNNNNNNNNNNNNNNNNNNNNNNNNNNNNNNNNNNNNNNNNNNNNNNNNNNNNNNNNNNNNNNNNNNNNNNNNNNNNNNNNNNNNNNNNNNNNNNNNNNNNNNNNNNNNNNNNNNNNNNNNNNNNNNNNNNNNNNNNNNNNNNNNNNNNNNNNNNNNNNNNNNNNNNNNNNNNNNNNNNNNNNNNNNNNNNNNNNNNNNNNNNNNNNNNNNNNNNNNNNNNNNNNNNNNNNNNNNNNNNNNNNNNNNNNNNNNNNNNNNNNNNNNNNNNNNNNNNNNNNNNNNNNNNNNNNNNNNNNNNNNNNNNNNNNNNNNNNNNNNNNNNNNNNNNNNNNNNNNNNNNNNNNNNNNNNNNNNNNNNNNNNNNNNNNNNNNNNNNNNNNNNNNNNNNNNNNNNNNNNNNNNNNNNNNNNNNNNNNNNNNNNNNNNNNNNNNNNNNNNNNNNNNNNNNNNNNNNNNNNNNNNNNNNNNNNNNNNNNNNNNNNNNNNNNNNNNNNNNNNNNNNNNNNNNNNNNNNNNNNNNNNNNNNNNNNNNNNNNNNNNNNNNNNNNNNNNNNNNNNNNNNNNNNNNNNNNNNNNNNNNNNNNNNNNNNNNNNNNNNNNNNNNNNNNNNNNNNNNNNNNNNNNNNNNNNNNNNNNNNNNNNNNNNNNNNNNNNNNNNNNNNNNNNNNNNNNNNNNNNNNNNNNNNNNNNNNNNNNNNNNNNNNNNNNNNNNNNNNNNNNNNNNNNNNNNNNNNNNNNNNNNNNNNNNNNNNNNNNNNNNNNNNNNNNNNNNNNNNNNNNNNNNNNNNNNNNNNNNNNNNNNNNNNNNNNNNNNNNNNNNNNNNNNNNNNNNNNNNNNNNNNNNNNNNNNNNNNNNNNNNNNNNNNNNNNNNNNNNNNNNNNNNNNNNNNNNNNNNNNNNNNNNNNNNNNNNNNNNNNNNNNNNNNNNNNNNNNNNNNNNNNNNNNNNNNNNNNNNNNNNNNNNNNNNNNNNNNNNNNNNNNNNNNNNNNNNNNNNNNNNNNNNNNNNNNNNNNNNNNNNNNNNNNNNNNNNNNNNNNNNNNNNNNNNNNNNNNNNNNNNNNNNNNNNNNNNNNNNNNNNNNNNNNNNNNNNNNNNNNNNNNNNNNNNNNNNNNNNNNNNNNNNNNNNNNNNNNNNNNNNNNNNNNNNNNNNNNNNNNNNNNNNNNNNNNNNNNNNNNNNNNNNNNNNNNNNNNNNNNNNNNNNNNNNNNNNNNNNNNNNNNNNNNNNNNNNNNNNNNNNNNNNNNNNNNNNNNNNNNNNNNNNNNNNNNNNNNNNNNNNNNNNNNNNNNNNNNNNNNNNNNNNNNNNNNNNNNNNNNNNNNNNNNNNNNNNNNNNNNNNNNNNNNNNNNNNNNNNNNNNNNNNNNNNNNNNNNNNNNNNNNNNNNNNNNNNNNNNNNNNNNNNNNNNNNNNNNNNNNNNNNNNNNNNNNNNNNNNNNNNNNNNNNNNNNNNNNNNNNNNNNNNNNNNNNNNNNNNNNNNNNNNNNNNNNNNNNNNNNNNNNNNNNNNNNNNNNNNNNNNNNNNNNNNNNNNNNNNNNNNNNNNNNNNNNNNNNNNNNNNNNNNNNNNNNNNNNNNNNNNNNNNNNNNNNNNNNNNNNNNNNNNNNNNNNNNNNNNNNNNNNNNNNNNNNNNNNNNNNNNNNNNNNNNNNNNNNNNNNNNNNNNNNNNNNNNNNNNNNNNNNNNNNNNNNNNNNNNNNNNNNNNNNNNNNNNNNNNNNNNNNNNNNNNNNNNNNNNNNNNNNNNNNNNNNNNNNNNNNNNNNNNNNNNNNNNNNNNNNNNNNNNNNNNNNNNNNNNNNNNNNNNNNNNNNNNNNNNNNNNNNNNNNNNNNNNNNNNNNNNNNNNNNNNNNNNNNNNNNNNNNNNNNNNNNNNNNNNNNNNNNNNNNNNNNNNNNNNNNNNNNNNNNNNNNNNNNNNNNNNNNNNNNNNNNNNNNNNNNNNNNNNNNNNNNNNNNNNNNNNNNNNNNNNNNNNNNNNNNNNNNNNNNNNNNNNNNNNNNNNNNNNNNNNNNNNNNNNNNNNNNNNNNNNNNNNNNNNNNNNNNNNNNNNNNNNNNNNNNNNNNNNNNNNNNNNNNNNNNNNNNNNNNNNNNNNNNNNNNNNNNNNNNNNNNNNNNNNNNNNNNNNNNNNNNNNNNNNNNNNNNNNNNNNNNNNNNNNNNNNNNNNNNNNNNNNNNNNNNNNNNNNNNNNNNNNNNNNNNNNNNNNNNNNNNNNNNNNNNNNNNNNNNNNNNNNNNNNNNNNNNNNNNNNNNNNNNNNNNNNNNNNNNNNNNNNNNNNNNNNNNNNNNNNNNNNNNNNNNNNNNNNNNNNNNNNNNNNNNNNNNNNNNNNNNNNNNNNNNNNNNNNNNNNNNNNNNNNNNNNNNNNNNNNNNNNNNNNNNNNNNNNNNNNNNNNNNNNNNNNNNNNNNNNNNNNNNNNNNNNNNNNNNNNNNNNNNNNNNNNNNNNNNNNNNNNNNNNNNNNNNNNNNNNNNNNNNNNNNNNNNNNNNNNNNNNNNNNGTAGGATGCATAAAAAGTATATGTTACCTTTCGTTTGTAACGATTACTTCGCGTCTAATGCTTCGTCCTTCTCCAGTTAGTGCTTTTACTGTGAGTAAAATACACACCACATCTATACAAAATAATGTGTTAAAAACCCTATTTTCTTAATGTATGGAACAAACAATAaacattttgtgaaatttacCAAACAAACTTCCATTAGTGATTTTTTCAGCTTCATCAAATGTAATAAATCCATTTGAAAATTGATCAGTCTTAAAATGACTTTTGTCCTCAACGACCTCGGTGTTGTTCATAAATGCTAGTTCGAGCTCCTTATGTACGGATAAGAAGTTTGGTTTAGGTCGATTTAATTTTCCATTTATAATGTAGTAACTTTGATTAAGTTGAAAAGACTTATTCCATGCATGAACATCTTTGTTGAAAAGAGTGGTTTGTATTTTTGTACCCTGTGGTTAGGAGCATTATTATTAGAATTCCAAAAGAAGTTAACatattaaataatgtatataacaaaatattaaaatagagttACCTCTTCATCGACTAATATCAGTTGCCAACGAATACCTTCaccatttgtatttttatactcTTTTGTTAAACTCCGACGAATGACTAAGACTTTAATAACCCATTCTGTTGCATATTTCTTCAACTTGCTAATTGGTAGGCACTGGTTCTCGAGCTCTTCTAGACTTGTCATTGTATTGTTGTAGTATCTAGGATGtactaatacaatatatatttgtgACGTAAATgctatttgtttttatataattagtgtTCTTTTGGTCTAATAATAAAGATGATCAAGAATGTAATATTCACaaaacataaactatttttctttttaaaattttaaagcgAGCAACTTCAACTAACAATAGTATAAATATCACATTAATTGAAGCAAGTTTGAGGGTGGAGAAATAATACCTATTCTTGCGTTTCCAATAGCAACAAACCTGCTAACAGTATTAGAACATGAACAATTTTATCGTTATTTCAAGTCTTCCCGATATATTGGCAAAGGTAAATTTCAGTCTAAGGTGGTTTATATTCTTTTGCAGATACACAAATATTGTTGTAAAATATTCCTATATTCTCATAAAAGTAATTAATACATACATTAGTTTTTCTTTGCCAACAATACTTTGCTTTCTGACAAAACAATGCTTCTCTCAAAATGAAGTAAACAAATAATGATTTCTCCTACATGTTCaactcaaaaaaaaagatacaagtTTCTTTAAGTTAAACACATTTATAACACCTATATATCAATCATCAAATATTTCTACAGTTAATGGTTTTTTCATCAACAACATATTCTTATTTGCATTCATCTGGTAACACTTCATTTCACCCCTTACATCGTATAGAagtagaaaattataaaaagcaGAATACACTGACTCTGAATCTTGATATTCGTCCTGCTTAGCGCGATTGTTGGTGAGGTTTTTGACTTGCTTTTCTTGTTTTTGCAGAAGTTTAATGAAGGAAGGAGATGTATTCGATGACTCATCCTAGGGCTTTATCAGTAACATTTTTACTAacagaaaataacaaaattaacaGTAACATCGGCAGGCAATTGCACATAGTTATTCAGAGGCGTATATAATGTAGAAACAGCTTCAACATAACCAGCACTTTTTATGCAAGTGAAAGAATCAATTAGGTTTTAACAAATACTAAAATCTCATCCCATAAATGATAAGTTGCATTGCATACAAAGGTGAGAATATTAAGTTTGAACCGATCAAGTTTAGACCCTTCATCGACCATTGTATTTACTAAATAtggaagacaaaaaaaaatttaagcaaaGAATCCACAAACGTGAAGCAGTATAAAAAGAATGTCCCTAATCTTATCCAGTAAAAATTCTGAAATATGCAAGTCATATAACAAATCAATAATCTTGCAACCAAATCTAAGAAAGACAGCTTACTGTTTTATATGCTGAGTAGTAGAGGAATTCACGGACTGTCAATGTTCCAATAAGAGTAGTTTCTCTGTCAACAAATCCCTGCAGgcaaaaagagaaataatttaATGGACAATAACATGTGATTTGAGACATTTATACAGATGATGAGAGTAGCTGAAAAGGTTTTGAAAGAAGATGATGAAACTTCATAACAGTCAGAAGAGAAGTGGAGCAGATGACCGTTTCAGAATAATTAAATTAGGGCTGTTaggaaattaaatttataataatcaaTATTAATAGATTTAACTAATATAGGGTTAATAGGTTtaactaatatatttaataaattaatatataaataatattgtagGGTTAAAATGGTAAATCAACTTTGGGGTTAAGAggttcatgcttataataatatatgatgattatatatattaaattattttttaatataaatacaaaattgacACAAAAATTAATGAGTTATACAAAAGCTTACACTATCTATCATTTTTTCCAACCCCCAACAACCACCATTAATACcattgaattatatttaaaaaagaataattaatctCACACATGCACAACCATAAATACAATTCATGCATTAGCCACCAATCTTAAAATAGATAATTGTacaggttttttttttttaagaaaatgtttaTCAAATAACAGTAACACACATCATGATATGTTCACATACCACAACtagttaaaaaaagatatttactttaatttcttgaatGGGCTAATTAAGTTCATATTATACATTGTTTTCGTCATTtaatgttctttcttttttttgaatcaTATTTAAATTCGGTGAGACATTTTGCTTGAATGGCAAGTTCATATTGTTTGACTACTATATATGGAATCATTGAAATTGAAATGTATGGTATTTTAGATATTAGGATAGGAAGAAATCTTTATCGGGATCGTCATATTCGAATAGATCCTATAGCGtgttcattaaaaaaattctaatgcgagttttaatttaaatatcgggcaaaaaaaatattgttaggTAGGCCTACGAATTAGAAAGATCCACTTGTTGTGTACTACTCACTATCCGCTTTATTTGTTTAatctatttttactaaaaataaatgatcTGAAATAGtcctttttcaaaaatgaaaaaagagcttgaaatatatctaaattttaatcaaaattgttGTAACAATTTCAAAGTTTGGGCAGGATTATTATCCgaacactatttaatagtgtattttaaagatatataggTGCTTACATGAACATCACTAATATTACATCGTTATAAATAATAACTTGTCCAACTGACcacttatatatctttaaaatgcTCTATTAAATAGTGCATCGATAATAGGTAAGGTCCAAAGTTTGAAATTGCTACCGTAATTTCGAtcaaagttcaaatatatttcagacTTTTTCCCCTTCAAAAACCAAGATGAGTAATCATTAGTTTTCACGTATATCCTTGTATAGATGATCTAAAATACTTCTTCCGTTCATTTTGATTCGTTATATTTAGACTTTGGCACACCATATATACACCTATAGAAAATAGTAATTGACACGACTATTTAGTATTTACCACGTAGtgtcttaaaaataatttgaaaaataattaattagtgatGAGAGTGAAATATGGggaaaataactattttttttatttgttaaaagtaagaattatttttagaatagtgaacaagtaaaataaagtgttaaattgagaaaaatagaCAGAGATCAATATGGCGAAAAATAGAATAGTattaaattgagaaaaataataaataagaattcaaaTTATTCgttcaataaatattttcttaaaaaacattaagaagaaaaaagaaaagtaaaaaatagaGGAAATAGTGTAGTAACTACAACTAAACCATTTacactttaatttcttttctcctttcttttgaCCTTTCCAATATTTTGAAAcatatgatcaatttttctATGCTACATTTTCCAATGTCCTATTTTATGTGATAAtagcatattttttttaaaaaaaatactttatacgTATGtctattaattatttcattaaaggtaaaatgaaatttttaaaattaaattatttctaattacAGTAAGTTACTTTTTCTGTcagtattgtttgtcatgatttctatttttaaagtcaaattataaagaattttgactaacattttcaaatatatttttttcatcgtattgatatgaaaaaatttcaatttatagtactgttcatataatttttgaatatctaacttttgtttgaaattttgaattaatgtaatctaatttaactttgaaaattaatcaaattgattttcaaaaaacacaatatgacaaataaaagtggacggAGAGCGTACCatacattctttttgaaacaaatttaactaaaagaaaaagatgttaaattcTTCATTAGTCTAGAGGCCAATAACACTGATAAAAAACACAATCcgtgaaataaaaataagaaagaaattactcaaataataaacatatattattttcaacTCTAAGATTGTGGTAAAAAACTgagtcaacaaaaaaaaagggacaACTAATACAATTTTTGTTAGTTAGCTAACTATTCTATTTTTATAAGCATTAACAAGTAACAATTAATACTAATTTTTGCATAGTTAGCTAACTATTCAATTTTTGTAAGCATTAATCATTCTTCTAGACACAAAATTAGAATTGGCAAATATTCAAACAATTATCTAGTCAAGTATAACGCGTAAACAAGACATTTAATGTGAACACCACTTTCAGTCATCAACTTTATCAAACTATCCCCTGTTGAAATTCAACTTATTATGACTCAACTTTTCCCCCTTTATATAACTCTTTACAATAATGTATTTTCCCCACAAACCATTAAATCTCCAAATTacacacaaattaaaaaaatcttattctTTCTCAAACACAAATGGACTCCCATTCGAAAATCAAAAACGAATTCATCTCTCTTCGAGATCATCCATTCCCTTGTCGATTTCGTTACGTATCTGAAGTAACCATTCAACAATCATCATCGATCAAAACTTATCCATCGAACTATAGTAGTACGATTGATGAGATTCAACGTGTTGGAAACAATGAACGCAAACACTTTAGTCATCGACATAACTTGTTAACGTACTCGTTGCGTGCCTCGGACTCTGTGCACTGCAATTTCTGCGAGACAATAATTTCAGGCATGTCGTACGGATGCAAACGTTGTAGGTATTTCTTACATGAGTCATGTTTCGAATTTCCACAAATTATCGAACATTTAGCTCATCCTGAACATCAATTAACTCTCAAGTATGGTAATGACGATCAATTTAATTGCAACGCATGTCACGTTGGTGATAATCCTGctttattattcaattttcattattcatgCGATCGTTGTGATTTTTCTCTTCATATGGGGTGCGCGTCTATGCCTTATAAAGCTCTTCACAAGGAAATGGCGTTATCTGTATTTTACTCGAATCCTTTGAGGAATGAAGCCGGACCGCTCCTTTGTGATATCTGCAACCACTCTATAGAAAAACAGAGTGGTTGGATATATTATAACTATGGCCATAATTTTCTTTCACATTTCGGGTGCGTCGCTGATATTGTATACGGAAAAGGCGGAGATGATAAAGATTATATCATCGGTGTTAAAAGGGGACTGATTAATGTCGATGGAGACGATACTTCTATAGTAAACTATCGAGATAACGACGAAGGAATTGTGAAACATAAGAGATTTTTCCATCGACATGTTCTGCAACAACTGGATAGGTCGATGGATAATAATAACAGTGTGAAGAATCGAAAATGTGGTATTTGTGGTATGGATATAAGTTCAGATAAGAAAAAAGGATGTTCGAGTTGTGATTTCATTATTCATgagaggtgttcttttttgccTGAGAAAATTCAACATCCGTTTCATCCACATCCACTGTCACTCGTTCCTAAAAAAGACGGAGTTGAAGTTCATTGCGTTGGCTGTCGTCAATCAAGTGGTTGTCACACAAATTACACAGTTTTATACCAATGCAAAATTTGTGAATTTCAACTTCATCCGTCATGTGCTGCAAGTCCAAGGAGATTGAAAAAGCTTGATTTAACTTTGTGTTACTCGTTTCCTTATAAGAATGAAGTATCAAAGTTATACTGCAACTATTGTTCAAAAGTTATCAGTAAGGATGAATGGCTTTACTATGGAAGAAGTAGTGATGAGAAGAGGCACATTACTTGTCAATTGGCTGTTGGGATTTCGAATTGTTATGTCACTTTACGCGATCTAGAGgttgagtaattaattaaactagTTTTTTCTTCTGTATTAACGCAGAAATCGAGTGAATATTTGTGTTAGCCATAACGAATATTACTTCTTTTTTGTGGTTTCATAGAATGCTTTATTTTTATGgataaattttgatgaatagATATGTATGTACtttgaaaaatgataattttgttcTATGTAAGATTATTCTATAATTGTTTAATTTCCTCTTAATTTCTTTCAAACAATGTTTAAAATCagcttattttgaaaaatattttattaaaattttttgtagagagatttggtttgttttttgataatcaatttgaaaaaataaatattttctaaatattagAGTAGGAATTTTCAGTTTAttcttagtcaatttttttttttcaatttttgaaaaaactatTGATACTCAGACTCAATTATTTCTTCCTTAAAAAcgtcaaatattttaaaaataaatatttttaatttcttgaaattttttacaatatagaatattattatttactttgtcttgtttgattaataaaatattattccgTTGGTTTTCTCTGacttttgagtttttctttttttgtttgtttcctAACACGGAAtacgttttttttttcaaactttctTTTAAGTTgacttataaaaaatttaaaaaaattaaccagTTGAAcgttgaatttaattatttatattttggaaTTAGGAAAAcgtaaaattaataaaataattttctattacgTATTCTGTTGTTGACGTTTCTATCAATTTTGAgtggaaaattgaaaaattctacaattttaaatttctattaGTTCATCTCAAAATATCTTCCATGTTGATATTATTGAGTCTTGATTTTTAAAAACGTgcttaataaaaaagaaaaaataataatgtcaaATTAGGTGAAAATTCAATTACTTCCTGTCTATTTGACATAGTAACAAGTCCATAAAAATGATGACCAACAAGGGTTgcacatttttcttttagaaagaGATTTTGGATTGATT
This window of the Solanum pennellii chromosome 2, SPENNV200 genome carries:
- the LOC107011240 gene encoding uncharacterized protein LOC107011240 codes for the protein MDSHSKIKNEFISLRDHPFPCRFRYVSEVTIQQSSSIKTYPSNYSSTIDEIQRVGNNERKHFSHRHNLLTYSLRASDSVHCNFCETIISGMSYGCKRCRYFLHESCFEFPQIIEHLAHPEHQLTLKYGNDDQFNCNACHVGDNPALLFNFHYSCDRCDFSLHMGCASMPYKALHKEMALSVFYSNPLRNEAGPLLCDICNHSIEKQSGWIYYNYGHNFLSHFGCVADIVYGKGGDDKDYIIGVKRGLINVDGDDTSIVNYRDNDEGIVKHKRFFHRHVLQQLDRSMDNNNSVKNRKCGICGMDISSDKKKGCSSCDFIIHERCSFLPEKIQHPFHPHPLSLVPKKDGVEVHCVGCRQSSGCHTNYTVLYQCKICEFQLHPSCAASPRRLKKLDLTLCYSFPYKNEVSKLYCNYCSKVISKDEWLYYGRSSDEKRHITCQLAVGISNCYVTLRDLEVE
- the LOC114076005 gene encoding replication protein A 70 kDa DNA-binding subunit B-like, with the translated sequence MTSLEELENQCLPISKLKKYATEWVIKVLVIRRSLTKEYKNTNGEGIRWQLILVDEEGTKIQTTLFNKDVHAWNKSFQLNQSYYIINGKLNRPKPNFLSVHKELELAFMNNTEVVEDKSHFKTDQFSNGFITFDEAEKITNGSLFDVVCILLTVKALTGEGRSIRREVIVTNER